In Longimicrobium sp., a genomic segment contains:
- a CDS encoding type II toxin-antitoxin system HipA family toxin, whose translation MPPARECFVYLQIPGSTETVLCGRFARETTRDGRNVGRFVYGRSYRARPDAVPLDPVHLPIAPTVYETAKLNGVFGALRDAAPDAWGRRVIDRIVGRHLDEVDFLLESPQDGAGALSFGHGRVPPAPVREFNRVLQLEELRRAAKLLEEDRPGEPVPSQILDLLDPGSSLGGARPKNVVEDEDGLWVAKFPQRGDRWNNAPVEAAMLSLATRCGIRVPETRVERVGDDFVLLVKRFDRERVGEDSLERSYLRHRMVSALTVLDAEDTPTDRRNWSYVLLADELQRWSGRPRHDRAELFRRMVFNALICNVDDHPRNHALIAPGRDWRLAPAYDLTPNSRQGMEERRLAMECGRLGRVASRENLVSQSPRFGLNPEEANGIIDEMKEIVARSWHAEVLGQGGSERDCAVIEPAFVYPGFEYRSTP comes from the coding sequence ATGCCGCCGGCGCGCGAGTGCTTCGTCTACCTCCAGATACCCGGAAGCACGGAGACGGTCCTCTGTGGCCGGTTCGCCCGTGAAACGACACGCGACGGGCGCAACGTCGGGCGGTTCGTCTACGGCCGCAGCTACCGCGCTCGTCCCGACGCCGTGCCGCTCGACCCCGTTCACCTCCCGATCGCACCCACCGTCTACGAGACTGCGAAGCTGAACGGCGTTTTCGGCGCGTTGCGCGATGCCGCCCCCGACGCGTGGGGACGCCGCGTAATCGACCGGATCGTCGGTCGCCACCTGGACGAGGTCGATTTCCTGCTCGAATCTCCCCAGGACGGGGCGGGCGCGCTCTCGTTCGGTCACGGCCGCGTTCCACCTGCACCCGTCCGCGAGTTCAACCGCGTCCTTCAACTCGAGGAACTGCGCCGGGCGGCCAAACTGCTAGAAGAGGATCGCCCGGGTGAGCCCGTTCCCTCACAGATCCTGGATCTGCTGGATCCCGGCAGTTCACTGGGCGGGGCGCGCCCCAAGAACGTGGTGGAAGACGAGGACGGGCTCTGGGTAGCCAAGTTTCCGCAGCGAGGCGACCGGTGGAACAACGCCCCGGTAGAGGCGGCGATGCTCAGCCTGGCGACCCGCTGCGGCATTCGCGTGCCCGAAACCCGGGTGGAGCGCGTGGGGGACGATTTCGTGCTGCTGGTGAAGCGGTTCGATCGGGAGCGTGTCGGTGAGGACAGCCTGGAGCGCAGCTACTTGCGGCATCGAATGGTGAGCGCGCTGACCGTTCTCGACGCGGAGGACACGCCTACGGACCGCCGCAACTGGTCGTACGTGCTGCTTGCCGACGAGCTGCAGCGGTGGTCCGGGCGGCCCCGCCACGACAGGGCCGAGCTGTTCCGCCGCATGGTGTTCAACGCGCTGATCTGCAACGTCGACGACCATCCCCGCAATCACGCGCTGATCGCTCCTGGCCGGGATTGGCGGCTCGCCCCGGCGTACGACCTGACGCCCAACTCGCGGCAGGGCATGGAAGAGCGCAGGCTGGCAATGGAGTGCGGGCGCCTGGGCCGTGTCGCGAGCCGGGAAAACCTCGTTTCGCAGTCGCCGCGGTTCGGCCTGAACCCCGAGGAGGCGAACGGCATCATCGACGAGATGAAGGAGATCGTTGCCCGCTCCTGGCACGCGGAGGTGCTGGGCCAGGGCGGCAGCGAACGGGATTGCGCGGTAATCGAGCCGGCGTTCGTCTACCCGGGATTCGAGTACAGGTCCACTCCCTAG
- a CDS encoding tetratricopeptide repeat protein translates to MARRSRTTSLAAAAVALFIAIPAAAQDHAHAAHASGIGKVEFPTSCAPPAQAHFERGVAMLHSFWFDAAEREFQQAAAADAQCPMPHWGTAMTLLGNLFTAIQPSPANLARGLEAAQRATELAAGATHREQMYARAALALYADHQATPFRARLLAHEAAMRSLNQAHPEDEEAAIFLARAFIANAPLTDLQYTKQLEAAAILEPLLRARPDHPGLAHYTIHAFDAPPIAQRALDAARRYAGVAPDAPHALHMPSHIFTRLGYWDESIETNRRSAAAEPDSNAAVHPMDYLVYAYLQQGRDREAARVVERAVQNPDRFYGAGITSYNFSAMQARLALERGRWMEAAQLAVPASAPAYVRAIRLFARGIGAARSGVPGDAAASVGALAVLADSLTAAGESYWATAVGAQRLAAEAWIAHASGDRDRALQLARQAAELEETVEKHPVMPGPLLPARELQADLLLEVGRPADALAAYRETLRREPNRARALYGAARAAQAAGEGDAAADYYRQLLALMAKADPDRPEVAAARAFVARR, encoded by the coding sequence ATGGCCCGCCGTTCCCGCACCACCTCGCTCGCCGCAGCCGCGGTTGCGCTCTTCATCGCGATTCCCGCCGCGGCACAGGACCACGCGCATGCCGCGCACGCCAGCGGCATCGGAAAGGTGGAGTTTCCCACGTCGTGCGCGCCGCCGGCCCAGGCGCACTTCGAGCGCGGCGTGGCGATGCTGCACTCGTTCTGGTTCGATGCGGCGGAGCGCGAGTTCCAGCAGGCCGCCGCTGCCGACGCGCAGTGCCCCATGCCGCACTGGGGCACGGCAATGACCCTGCTGGGCAACCTGTTCACCGCGATCCAGCCCTCGCCCGCGAACCTGGCCAGGGGACTGGAGGCCGCCCAGCGAGCGACCGAGCTCGCCGCCGGCGCGACGCACCGCGAGCAGATGTATGCGCGCGCCGCCCTGGCGCTGTACGCCGATCACCAGGCGACGCCGTTCCGCGCCCGGCTCCTGGCGCACGAGGCGGCCATGCGCAGCCTCAACCAGGCACACCCGGAGGACGAGGAAGCCGCGATCTTCCTGGCGCGCGCCTTCATCGCCAACGCCCCGCTTACGGACCTGCAGTACACCAAGCAGCTCGAGGCCGCCGCCATCCTGGAGCCGCTCCTCCGCGCACGGCCGGACCACCCGGGGCTCGCCCACTACACCATCCACGCGTTCGACGCCCCGCCGATCGCGCAGCGGGCGCTGGACGCGGCGCGGCGGTACGCCGGCGTGGCCCCGGACGCGCCGCACGCGCTGCACATGCCCTCGCACATCTTCACGCGACTGGGCTACTGGGACGAGTCCATCGAAACCAACCGCCGCTCCGCCGCCGCCGAGCCCGACAGCAACGCGGCCGTCCATCCGATGGACTACCTGGTGTACGCGTACCTCCAGCAGGGCCGCGACCGCGAGGCCGCACGGGTGGTGGAGCGCGCGGTGCAGAACCCCGACCGGTTCTACGGCGCCGGAATCACCAGCTACAACTTCAGCGCAATGCAGGCGCGGCTGGCGCTGGAGCGCGGTCGGTGGATGGAGGCCGCGCAGCTGGCGGTGCCCGCGTCGGCGCCGGCGTACGTGCGGGCCATCCGGCTGTTCGCCCGCGGGATCGGCGCGGCGCGGTCCGGCGTGCCCGGCGACGCGGCGGCATCGGTAGGGGCGCTCGCCGTGCTTGCCGACAGCCTCACGGCGGCGGGAGAATCGTACTGGGCCACGGCCGTCGGGGCGCAGCGCCTGGCCGCCGAGGCCTGGATCGCCCACGCCAGCGGCGACCGCGACCGCGCGCTCCAGTTGGCGCGGCAGGCGGCGGAGCTGGAGGAAACGGTGGAGAAGCACCCGGTGATGCCGGGCCCGCTGCTCCCCGCGCGCGAGCTGCAGGCCGACCTCCTGCTGGAAGTCGGCCGCCCGGCGGACGCACTGGCGGCGTACCGCGAGACGCTGCGCCGCGAGCCCAACCGGGCGCGCGCCCTGTACGGCGCCGCGCGCGCCGCGCAGGCTGCGGGAGAGGGCGACGCGGCCGCGGACTACTACCGCCAGCTGCTGGCGCTGATGGCCAAGGCCGACCCGGACCGGCCGGAGGTGGCAGCCGCCCGGGCCTTCGTCGCGCGCCGCTGA
- a CDS encoding plasmid pRiA4b ORF-3 family protein, whose product MELRITVAEIEPPIWRYVRVPDAYTLHQLHRVIQFVFGWLNYHLYTFEVGDRRFEEPRNKAEDEDSTAIHLRDLALGTGARFTYTYDLGNSWVHEIEVKGVYIYTPVDGDPALPVLFGGERAGPPEDCGGPEGYAEMLRARGDPDHPQHREYRLWAAHYDPERFDVRMARNNLILAAAWGAI is encoded by the coding sequence ATGGAATTGCGCATCACCGTCGCGGAGATCGAGCCGCCGATCTGGCGGTACGTGCGCGTACCAGACGCATACACGCTGCACCAGCTGCACCGAGTGATCCAGTTCGTGTTCGGCTGGCTGAACTACCATCTCTACACGTTCGAAGTGGGAGACCGGCGGTTCGAGGAGCCGCGGAACAAGGCGGAGGACGAAGACTCCACCGCCATCCACCTGCGAGACCTGGCCCTCGGCACCGGGGCGCGGTTCACGTACACGTACGACCTCGGCAACAGTTGGGTGCACGAGATCGAGGTGAAGGGCGTGTACATCTACACGCCCGTGGACGGCGATCCGGCGCTCCCCGTGCTCTTTGGCGGGGAGCGCGCCGGGCCGCCCGAGGACTGCGGCGGCCCCGAGGGATACGCGGAGATGCTCCGAGCGCGTGGGGATCCCGATCACCCTCAGCACCGGGAGTACCGCCTCTGGGCGGCCCACTACGATCCCGAGCGGTTCGACGTGCGAATGGCCCGCAACAACCTCATTCTCGCCGCGGCGTGGGGCGCGATCTGA
- a CDS encoding MOSC domain-containing protein: MAVVAVSRSARHTFSKQNVESIHLLEGLGVDGDAHMGVTVKHRSRVRADPTRPNLRQVHLVHAELHDELRTAGFSVEPGDIGENVTTRGIDLLALSTGTRLHLGESAVVEVTGLRNPCVQLDRFQAGLTAACLDRDENGELVRKAGIMAIVIAGGEVRLGDAIRVEPPPGPHRPLLPV, from the coding sequence ATGGCTGTCGTAGCGGTCAGCCGTTCCGCCCGGCACACCTTCAGCAAGCAGAACGTGGAATCCATCCACCTGCTGGAGGGGCTGGGCGTGGATGGCGACGCGCACATGGGGGTGACCGTCAAGCACCGCTCGCGCGTGCGGGCAGATCCCACGCGGCCCAACCTGCGGCAGGTGCACCTGGTGCACGCCGAGCTGCACGACGAGCTTCGCACCGCCGGCTTTTCCGTCGAACCCGGCGACATCGGCGAGAACGTCACCACGCGGGGCATCGACCTGCTGGCGCTCTCCACCGGCACGCGGCTGCACCTGGGCGAGTCCGCCGTGGTGGAGGTGACCGGGCTGCGCAATCCGTGCGTGCAGCTGGACCGCTTTCAGGCGGGGTTGACGGCGGCGTGCCTGGACCGGGACGAGAACGGTGAGCTGGTGCGCAAGGCCGGGATCATGGCCATCGTAATTGCGGGCGGCGAGGTGCGCCTTGGCGACGCCATCCGGGTGGAGCCGCCGCCCGGTCCTCACCGCCCTCTCTTGCCGGTCTGA
- a CDS encoding PQQ-binding-like beta-propeller repeat protein, producing the protein MIPSITRRDLLKLGVASGLSPALRWLPDPRSFTFAFFSDTHLGLEGRNLDACRSLVVEMAERMRPALAINGGDVTDYGWAGEYDGYDQVLAGIGFPVHHVPGNHDVRWAPRGLQIFRERVGAPFRSFDHAGVHFVLLDSTVPLSHYGHYETAQLRWLEADLRRVGRITPVLLFTHHWVGRAPVMVDNEDALYRAIEPYNVKLVFNGHGHSDLLWEWNGIASTMNKGLYQGSYQRVDVDALAAEVRLARRTTEQPDPRLIATVPLAASRDKRPVYPVGLNIGAAAARPVAAVPAPVVPELERRWERRLTGGVMSHLLVADGTLYVSAMDGSVNALRAADGAPRWKAQTDGYCHSSPVLADGRVIVGSADGQVYAFRVRDGRRLWARRTGGPVYASAAVAKGVAAIASGDGNVYGLNLADGAVRWTFALPPSPSAFAQSPAGTDGERFFIGAWDKHVYALDAATGALAWRQPGTDRSFAYSPAIGGPAVGGGTVYIPANGNVLHAFDAATGATRWTYTSPGDKVGYSSPALVDGRIYVGCLGDRGEVRCISAADGREVWVAATGSTIYDSSPAVADGLVSIGSVDGSLWVLAADDGRIVARHRLPTGHLLSSPAAGDGSVYAGSFSDVVVGLTLPPRTMDRA; encoded by the coding sequence ATGATTCCATCCATCACCCGCCGCGACCTGCTGAAGCTGGGCGTCGCCTCGGGCCTGTCGCCCGCGCTGCGCTGGCTGCCGGACCCGCGCTCGTTCACGTTCGCCTTCTTCAGCGACACCCACCTGGGGCTGGAGGGGCGCAACCTGGACGCGTGCCGGTCGCTGGTGGTAGAGATGGCGGAGCGGATGCGTCCGGCGCTCGCCATCAACGGCGGCGACGTGACCGACTACGGCTGGGCGGGCGAGTACGACGGCTACGACCAGGTGCTGGCGGGGATCGGCTTTCCCGTGCACCACGTTCCCGGCAACCACGACGTGCGCTGGGCGCCGCGCGGGCTGCAGATCTTCCGCGAGCGCGTGGGCGCGCCGTTCCGCTCGTTCGACCACGCCGGCGTCCACTTCGTCCTGCTGGACAGCACCGTTCCCCTTTCGCACTACGGGCACTACGAGACGGCCCAGCTCCGCTGGCTGGAGGCGGACCTGCGCCGCGTGGGTCGCATCACGCCGGTGCTGCTGTTCACCCATCACTGGGTGGGGCGCGCGCCGGTGATGGTGGACAACGAGGACGCGCTGTACCGGGCGATCGAGCCGTACAACGTGAAGCTGGTGTTCAACGGCCACGGCCACTCGGACCTGCTGTGGGAGTGGAACGGCATCGCGTCGACGATGAACAAGGGGCTGTACCAGGGCTCGTACCAGCGCGTGGACGTGGATGCGCTCGCGGCCGAGGTCCGGCTCGCGCGGCGGACGACCGAGCAGCCGGACCCCCGGCTGATCGCCACCGTTCCGCTGGCCGCCTCGCGCGACAAGCGGCCGGTCTACCCCGTGGGCCTGAACATCGGCGCCGCGGCGGCTCGGCCGGTTGCTGCGGTGCCCGCACCCGTGGTCCCCGAGCTGGAGCGGCGCTGGGAGCGGCGGCTGACGGGCGGGGTAATGTCGCACCTGCTGGTGGCGGACGGAACGCTGTACGTGAGCGCGATGGATGGGTCGGTGAACGCCCTGCGCGCCGCGGACGGAGCGCCGCGGTGGAAGGCGCAGACGGACGGCTACTGCCACTCGTCCCCCGTGCTGGCGGATGGACGCGTGATCGTGGGGAGCGCGGACGGGCAGGTGTACGCCTTCCGCGTACGCGACGGGCGCAGGCTGTGGGCGCGGCGCACGGGCGGGCCGGTGTACGCGTCCGCCGCCGTCGCGAAGGGGGTGGCGGCCATCGCGTCCGGCGACGGCAACGTGTACGGGCTGAACCTGGCGGATGGCGCGGTGCGATGGACCTTCGCGCTGCCCCCCAGCCCGTCGGCGTTCGCGCAGAGCCCCGCGGGCACGGATGGCGAGCGCTTCTTCATCGGCGCGTGGGACAAGCACGTGTACGCGCTGGACGCGGCGACGGGAGCACTCGCCTGGCGCCAGCCGGGGACGGACCGCTCGTTCGCGTACTCGCCGGCCATCGGCGGACCTGCGGTGGGCGGCGGAACCGTGTACATCCCGGCCAACGGCAACGTGCTCCACGCCTTCGACGCCGCCACAGGCGCCACGCGCTGGACGTACACCTCGCCGGGCGACAAGGTGGGCTACTCGTCCCCCGCCCTGGTGGACGGCCGCATCTACGTCGGGTGCCTGGGCGACCGGGGCGAGGTGCGCTGCATCTCGGCCGCGGACGGGCGCGAGGTCTGGGTGGCGGCCACCGGCAGCACCATCTACGATTCCAGCCCGGCGGTGGCGGACGGGCTCGTCAGCATCGGCTCGGTGGATGGCAGCCTGTGGGTGCTGGCCGCGGACGACGGGCGCATCGTGGCGCGTCACCGTTTGCCGACGGGGCACCTCCTCTCCTCCCCCGCGGCCGGGGACGGCTCCGTGTACGCCGGATCGTTCTCCGACGTCGTCGTGGGCCTGACCCTTCCGCCGCGTACGATGGACCGCGCCTGA
- a CDS encoding helix-turn-helix transcriptional regulator produces the protein MARRKQHITYSHAPIAAVEQTVEQLGRQIAVARLRRGWRQQDVADKAGITRATLVGIEQGKLGTGIGAYVAVLWALGLHDGVAQVAAPEQDAEGLTLEAARLPARARRSTPMDDDF, from the coding sequence ATGGCGCGTCGAAAGCAACACATCACCTACTCTCACGCGCCCATCGCGGCGGTTGAGCAGACCGTCGAGCAACTCGGCCGGCAGATCGCGGTCGCCCGTCTGCGCCGCGGCTGGAGGCAGCAGGACGTGGCCGACAAAGCTGGGATCACCCGGGCAACCCTGGTCGGGATCGAGCAGGGAAAACTGGGCACGGGGATCGGCGCGTACGTGGCCGTGCTCTGGGCGCTGGGGCTCCACGACGGCGTCGCCCAGGTTGCGGCACCGGAGCAGGATGCGGAGGGGCTCACCTTGGAAGCCGCGCGGCTTCCGGCTCGCGCCCGGCGTTCCACGCCAATGGACGACGACTTCTGA
- a CDS encoding ion transporter, with the protein MPLNITRARQPPAGVTPAAVRGTPASSPTRMAVRRRVWEIVEATRAGDAASRRFDLLILALIVLNVTAMVLESVRSIEERFGAAFAVFEGVSLVVFAAEYAARLWSCVEDPRSRGGVRGRLRWAVRPLSLVDLLVIVPLLATFGATDMRVLRALRLFRLACVLKAGRYLAALNVLRRAVHAKREELVMAVALTSVLLVVASSVMYFVEHEAQPEKFSSIPASMWWAVATLTTVGYGDVYPVTVPGRLAGGFLALLGVGLFALPTAILGSGLVEAVQNAAPPKTCSHCGNPLP; encoded by the coding sequence ATGCCCCTGAACATCACCCGGGCACGCCAGCCGCCCGCCGGGGTGACGCCTGCGGCTGTGCGGGGCACCCCGGCGTCTTCGCCCACGCGGATGGCCGTGCGGCGCCGCGTGTGGGAGATCGTCGAGGCCACGCGCGCCGGAGACGCAGCCAGCCGGCGGTTCGACCTGCTCATCCTCGCGCTGATCGTGCTCAACGTCACGGCGATGGTCCTGGAGTCCGTCCGCTCGATCGAGGAGAGGTTCGGGGCTGCATTCGCCGTGTTCGAGGGGGTGTCGCTGGTGGTGTTCGCGGCAGAGTACGCTGCCCGGCTGTGGTCGTGCGTGGAGGATCCGCGCTCGCGCGGCGGGGTGCGCGGTCGGCTGCGCTGGGCCGTGCGGCCCCTGTCGCTCGTGGACCTGCTGGTGATCGTGCCGCTCCTGGCGACCTTCGGCGCCACGGACATGCGTGTGCTGCGGGCCCTGAGGCTGTTCCGGCTGGCATGCGTGCTCAAGGCGGGCAGGTACCTGGCCGCGCTGAACGTGCTGCGGCGCGCGGTGCACGCCAAGCGCGAGGAGCTGGTGATGGCCGTGGCGCTTACGTCCGTGCTGCTCGTCGTGGCCTCGTCGGTCATGTACTTCGTGGAGCACGAGGCGCAGCCGGAGAAGTTCTCCAGCATCCCCGCGAGCATGTGGTGGGCCGTCGCCACGCTCACCACCGTGGGTTATGGAGACGTGTATCCGGTGACCGTGCCCGGACGTTTGGCGGGAGGTTTCTTGGCGCTGCTGGGCGTCGGCCTGTTCGCGCTGCCCACCGCCATCCTCGGCTCAGGCCTGGTAGAGGCGGTGCAGAACGCCGCGCCGCCGAAGACGTGTTCCCATTGCGGGAATCCGTTGCCCTGA
- a CDS encoding 2OG-Fe(II) oxygenase, which produces MIDLLEIPGFVLDDEREELLAELRAIPGAAATVLSQDMAGRVQPNVRKTTRLAVSTETRERVKEWLMDARDVLAARFGVALGDCEDPQFLRYEEGDFFVPHQDGNTPLVHDASRFRRVSTVIFLNERSDEPCEGAYGGGPLVLHGDHRTDPDRRVEAPADPGTLVAFRSETTHEVTPVTHGVRYTIACFFRAADAP; this is translated from the coding sequence ATGATCGACCTGCTCGAAATCCCGGGCTTCGTGCTCGACGACGAACGTGAAGAGCTTCTCGCCGAACTGCGCGCCATACCGGGCGCCGCCGCCACCGTGCTGAGCCAGGACATGGCCGGCCGCGTGCAGCCGAACGTCCGCAAGACGACGCGGCTCGCCGTCTCCACGGAAACGCGGGAGCGGGTGAAGGAGTGGCTGATGGACGCCAGGGACGTGCTGGCGGCCCGCTTTGGCGTCGCGCTGGGCGACTGTGAGGACCCGCAGTTCCTGCGCTACGAGGAGGGCGACTTCTTCGTCCCCCACCAGGACGGCAACACGCCGCTCGTGCACGACGCTTCGCGCTTCCGCCGCGTGTCTACCGTGATCTTCCTCAACGAGCGCTCCGACGAGCCGTGCGAAGGCGCGTACGGCGGCGGCCCGCTGGTGCTGCACGGGGACCACCGCACGGATCCCGACCGGCGCGTGGAAGCCCCGGCAGACCCCGGGACCCTCGTGGCCTTTCGCTCGGAAACCACGCACGAGGTGACGCCCGTCACCCACGGCGTGCGCTACACCATCGCGTGCTTCTTCCGCGCCGCCGACGCGCCGTGA
- a CDS encoding amidohydrolase family protein, with protein MKCFILLIFLAACSRSPHPASAPPASGDVIAITHVNVIPMTSDTVLGDMTVIVRGERIHAIGRAGRTAVPAGARVIDGRGRYLMPGLVDAHIHLSNRLDIDTVVAAVLLAKGVTTAIELGGMGLPGDSARLQLRAAINAGHRPGPTLYIARAQANDSAMTREGGMRRVEQDHAAGYDLMKVYNRLSVDGYRGITLRAHQLGMPVVGHVVRPAGLEATLGSGQRGIVHMEEFLYQYFGFRSSDTLAAQDAKLDTAVISYFARITAQAGTYVTPTFVTYLAMIAHAEDLDRELARPEVRYIPATLYNAAWIREKNERSLIFSHPRRLHHLRAGLHYQRLLLHAMHREGVPLLVGTDAPVAGAVPGFSVHYELQNLVELGLSPYEALSAGTRNAAAYLGKDDFGTVEVGRRADLLLLSSNPLDDIRNTQSISGVMARGRWFDESALAALLARSAR; from the coding sequence GTGAAGTGCTTTATCCTGCTCATCTTCCTCGCCGCGTGCTCGCGCAGCCCGCACCCCGCGTCCGCGCCCCCCGCGAGCGGAGACGTGATCGCCATCACGCACGTGAACGTCATCCCGATGACGAGCGACACCGTGCTGGGCGACATGACGGTGATCGTCCGCGGGGAGCGCATCCATGCGATCGGGCGCGCGGGGCGCACGGCGGTGCCGGCGGGGGCGCGGGTGATCGACGGGCGCGGCCGATACCTGATGCCGGGGCTGGTGGATGCGCACATCCACCTGAGCAACCGGCTGGACATCGACACCGTGGTCGCCGCCGTGCTCCTGGCGAAGGGCGTCACCACGGCCATCGAACTCGGCGGGATGGGGCTACCGGGCGATTCGGCCCGGCTCCAGCTGCGCGCCGCCATCAACGCCGGCCATCGCCCCGGACCCACGCTGTACATCGCCCGCGCCCAGGCCAACGACTCGGCGATGACCCGCGAGGGCGGGATGCGGCGGGTGGAGCAGGACCACGCCGCGGGGTACGACCTGATGAAGGTCTACAACCGCCTCTCGGTGGATGGATACCGCGGCATCACGCTGCGCGCGCACCAATTGGGAATGCCCGTCGTGGGTCACGTGGTGCGCCCGGCGGGGCTGGAGGCCACGCTGGGCTCGGGCCAGCGCGGGATCGTGCACATGGAGGAGTTCCTGTACCAGTACTTCGGTTTCCGCAGCTCAGACACCCTGGCCGCGCAGGACGCGAAGCTGGATACCGCCGTCATCTCGTACTTCGCGCGCATCACGGCGCAGGCGGGGACGTACGTAACGCCGACGTTCGTCACCTACCTCGCCATGATCGCTCACGCGGAAGACCTGGACCGTGAGCTTGCGCGTCCCGAGGTGCGGTACATCCCCGCCACGCTGTACAACGCGGCGTGGATCCGCGAAAAGAACGAGCGGTCCCTGATCTTCTCGCACCCCCGGCGGCTTCATCACCTGCGGGCCGGGCTGCACTACCAGCGGCTTCTGCTGCACGCCATGCACCGGGAAGGCGTGCCTCTGCTGGTGGGCACCGACGCGCCCGTCGCCGGCGCGGTGCCCGGCTTCTCGGTGCATTACGAGCTGCAGAACCTGGTGGAGCTGGGGCTATCGCCCTACGAAGCGCTGTCGGCCGGCACGCGCAACGCCGCGGCGTACCTCGGCAAGGACGACTTCGGCACGGTGGAAGTGGGGAGGCGCGCGGACTTGCTACTGCTTTCGTCGAACCCGCTTGACGACATCAGGAACACCCAGTCGATCTCCGGGGTGATGGCCCGCGGGCGGTGGTTCGACGAGAGCGCGCTGGCGGCCCTGCTCGCCCGCAGCGCGCGGTAG
- a CDS encoding class I SAM-dependent methyltransferase, producing MHIAARLCWGAVTALVSLPLAAQQPPGLDVPYVPTPPEVVAVMLSLASPTRSDVLYDLGSGDGRIVIEAARRFGTRGVGVDLNPVRVEEATANARRAGVQDRVRFRQQDLFDTDLRPASIVTLYLLPRVNLELRPKMFQQLRPGTRVVSHAFNMGDWEPDTTVAVRVNQGTGRAMVYAWTIPAQVAGRWTLTTPEGRRISLQLRQRYQRFTGPGGVSGRLVGERIDFTLTERVNGRTVTRRFSGRVTGDGMSGRVAGGGAWRAVKVPPGTPR from the coding sequence GTGCACATCGCCGCTCGACTTTGCTGGGGCGCCGTCACGGCGCTCGTCTCACTCCCCCTGGCGGCGCAGCAGCCGCCTGGGCTGGACGTTCCCTACGTCCCGACGCCGCCCGAGGTGGTCGCGGTGATGCTCTCGCTCGCCAGCCCCACCCGCAGCGACGTGCTGTACGACCTGGGCTCCGGGGATGGGCGCATCGTGATCGAGGCGGCGCGGCGCTTCGGAACTCGCGGGGTGGGGGTGGACCTGAACCCGGTGCGGGTGGAGGAAGCCACCGCCAATGCCCGCAGGGCAGGGGTGCAGGACCGCGTGCGTTTTCGCCAGCAGGATCTATTCGATACCGACCTTCGCCCGGCGAGCATCGTCACCCTGTACCTCCTCCCCCGCGTCAACCTGGAGCTCCGGCCCAAGATGTTCCAGCAGCTGCGCCCCGGCACCCGGGTGGTGTCGCACGCCTTCAACATGGGCGACTGGGAGCCGGACACGACCGTGGCGGTGAGGGTGAACCAGGGAACCGGCCGGGCGATGGTGTACGCCTGGACCATCCCGGCACAGGTGGCGGGGCGGTGGACGCTCACCACCCCGGAGGGACGCCGGATTTCGCTGCAGCTCCGGCAACGCTACCAACGCTTCACCGGCCCGGGAGGAGTGAGCGGACGGCTGGTGGGGGAGCGGATCGACTTCACCCTTACCGAACGGGTGAACGGGAGGACGGTGACTCGGCGCTTCTCCGGCCGGGTCACAGGCGACGGGATGAGCGGGAGGGTTGCCGGTGGGGGAGCGTGGAGGGCCGTGAAGGTGCCGCCTGGCACTCCGCGGTGA